From one Solanum lycopersicum chromosome 12, SLM_r2.1 genomic stretch:
- the LOC138340240 gene encoding uncharacterized protein gives MDKNQNILNKINISSQSTKIAKIENDLQNWSIPEEPFKKIYQLGNFSFLTRCNIKTCESTIAINNSSEIVRLLKDKDLDRYKSSFNYLHIGLVQVDVKPLIRRGLDIPVCVLLRDDRFLNFDDSFLGLLQSNLTDRPVYFNCYPNFSVDINDPNVTDTLTLNVKTKNLNSKTDSREIAVVYRVYYRLMKTQLAPKACLESVRGETMLMEANHSHSFIFVPRTLQWKDILSNNEWHFENITQPFTSHPL, from the coding sequence AtggataaaaatcaaaatattttgaataaaattaatatatcttcGCAATCAACAAAGATtgctaaaattgaaaatgatttacaaAACTGGAGTATTCCAGAAGAACCTTTCAAAAAGATTTATCAATTAGGTAACTTCAGTTTCCTCACTCGTTGCAATATTAAAACATGTGAATCTACTATTGCCATTAACAATTCTTCTGAAATTGTTCGTCTTCTCAAAGACAAAGATCTAGACAGGTACAAATCTAGCTTCAACTATTTGCATATTGGTTTAGTTCAAGTTGATGTAAAACCGCTGATCAGAAGAGGTCTTGATATTCCTGTCTGCGTTCTCCTTAGAGATGAcagatttcttaattttgatgattcCTTTCTTGGATTACTTCAAAGTAATCTCACTGATAGACCAGTTTACTTCAACTGTTATCCTAATTTCTCGGTTGACATTAATGATCCTAATGTCACAGACACTCTGACTCTCAATGTCAAAACCAAAAATCTCAATAGCAAAACTGATTCTAGAGAAATTGCTGTAGTCTATAGGGTCTATTATAGActtatgaaaactcaacttgcTCCAAAAGCGTGTCTTGAAAGCGTCAGAGGAGAAACCATGCTCATGGAAGCTAACCACTCACATAGTTTCATTTTTGTTCCTAGAACCTTACAATGGAAGGATATTCTCTCAAATAACGAATGGCATTTTGAGAACATTACGCAACCTTTTACTTCTCATCCCCTATGA